The Maylandia zebra isolate NMK-2024a linkage group LG14, Mzebra_GT3a, whole genome shotgun sequence genome includes the window TCCATACAATGgtgttcttttttatttgcaaCTGCTCTCTCTGTGGTGCTGAACCATCATATGTTCCAACTTTGATAAATCTAGCACAAAGTAGcataaaatatttcaaaaggcCAAAGAATTTATGTATTGTAGCATTTTATCAAAAATTGCAGTTATCCTAAAATAAATGTAACTATAGTTTATTGTTCATGATTACTTCAACATGCAGTTCATTTGCACTTTAAAGTATTATATCCCACCTGATTTTATCCTTGCTGTCCTTCTGCCAGTTAATAATGTCATAAAGCGGGACTGGCTCTCCATTGGAGTCAAAGTATACTTTATCATCAAACTGGTTGGTGAAATTGACCATCTTCAGATATTGaagaaactacaaaaaaagagaattagaaaaacaaaagaatggcaaaaaaaaccctacacaTGAATCCCATGAatgttgatttaaatattttataatattttcAATTACCTGACCATTTGAAAATGAGCTGTGTTTCTCACACAATCCCCCGCTAGGTCCTGCTGAATCGCAGTTCAAAAAAGTGTGCAGAGCATGGGCAACGGCATACACAGCTTTATACACATTGTAGGATATTCGAACCTGAGATACATCACTATAACTGCTGTCAGTGTTTCTCAAATCCTCTGACCCTGTGCATACAGGCTTTTCAAAAGCATATTCACCGTCTTTATAAGCTGACATGTTAAATAAACTTTTTTGTCCCACATTAAATCCGACCATATAAAGAGAATTGTTTTGGAAACCTGAGTTGTAACGAAAACTATCATTAACATTGAAATCATCTGCTTCATAGTCTTTGGCTCTTTGGCTTTCAAACTCCAGCTTACAACCAAAATGTTCTTCCCAGAACATATTGAAAAATTCCATTCCTGGTTTGGGAGAGGGTCGGACATTCAAAAGAAACTCTTTCAAGCCTGGGATGCTGACTCCAGGGAAAGTGAAGCCCAGTGTTCCCTGTAGAATGTCGAGAAACTGGGGTGAGGCCAGTCGGCTCGAGGTCACCCAGGCTTCACTGGCTATCCATTGTATCCCTGTCACATTCCTTTGAGCTAGCTGGGAAATCATAGATAAAATAATGCAGCAATTTTCATGAAAACAATTATGAGCATAATGACACTATATATCACTACTTACTTCTGAGAACAGATTTAGGAGCTTCCCTTCTGTAGCAAACACCACCACAACCCGAGCAGTTGAACTCTCCAGCGTATCTGTCATTTCTTGTATTTCAGCCATTGTGGGCGATGTCGGGATGGTGAGATGAAATGCCACACATCCACCTTGCCTTCCAAACTGATTAGAGAATGCCTGGATGCCATAAAGGCTGTAGTCATCCTGAAATGTATATACAGAAAGCATTTATAAACCATGTTGCTGTCTAAAGCTGTCTTATTGTAgcatttaaaaaagtttttatctCACCATAGTTCCTATTGTGCCCACCCAGAACCAGCCTAAAAATGTGACAAGCTTTACGAGACCTCTAACTTGAAAGAGATCACTTGGCACAGTTCTTAAGAATGATGGGTACAAATGCTTATCAGTAAGACAGGTACAGGTGGAAAAATAACTCACCTAGAGAGAAAGTGATTTCTTTCTGTATTATTGAGCTAAAACACAAATCAAATACACAACACTATTAAATAAAGTTGTATAGTATATTACCAGTGGTATGTTGAAAGGGCCAAGTGTGTGAGCGACAGCTCTTGTAGACGAAGAGGGTGCAAgaccaatcacagcaggaaCCGGAGAATAATACAGACATGTGGAAGACTCTTTCGTCTTTATTTCTTCTCTTGTATTTTCATTTAGGTAATATCCAGTGTTTTTAACACTATTTGAAATTTCATTTCTATTTTTCAATGAGGTCATTATTTCTTTTGTAGTTAGTTTTACAGTCTTTAACCCTTCCCCGTTGATACCATTGTATTCAGTATCTTCTGATCTTTCAACTTTACTGTCGACAGTTTTAGAGTGTCTGAGTAACGAAAAAAGAGCCTGAAGGCCGGTGGGGATATGGTCACAGCAGTCTATGATATGGTAGCCTAGTTTAACACCTGGTAACAGActtgaattatggttaatttCCTCCACTGCAAACACCATAGTCATCATCCAGCGAAAGGCTCTTTGATAAAAGCTGTAGATAAGAAAAACTCCATaacatatttattcatttaataaaataatatcattTAAACAGTCTTATAGAAACATGGCAATATGGTCAAAGCTTATGCTTTTTTGACTTTGTGTtacaaggaagaagaaaaaaaaagcactatacTACACTCACCTGCTGCATGATGTAATTTGAGGTTTACTGTTGTAGCTGTGCTGTGGCTCAGTGACAACATAATGCAGAGGGAAAAACCCTCCAATCACAACATCCCCATCAGAGTGCAAGGCTGGGAGCTCACTGCCTCCCAGTTTTACACACTGAGATAAACTAGAATCAACACTTCTCGTTCCCCTGATCTTTAAACCATGCATTGGCTCTGTCATcgcagcttcttctttttccacAACACCTCCCTCCACACTTAGTGACTTAGAAGTGTTAACATCAACGAAGACAATACAAATCGTATTAAagaagacattaaaaaacacccAAAGAAAATAACCAACAAGAGTTGAATGCATTATTCACGGTAAACTCATAAAAACTTTGTGCTTAAACCAGTGGTCCTCTAGCATAGTGTATGACACCACAGGGAAGTGTTTTAATATATCTGGTGCTTGtgtcattttattgtttcttaTGAGTCATCATTAGATCACCCAATCACAGCAAAGTGCAACAGGAGAGAGGATAACACTGCTTGAACAAATCGTTAATTTCTTAAGTTGAACCACTGCTTTAAATTCAAGTTTGTTAAGCTGTTTTCCTAGAGTCACACACTTTTCattacaaaacacagaaaagaataatattttttcatttcctctgatATATTATTATTCTCCTGTGTCTGGTGCtaaaaaccacacaaaacaaTGTTGTTGTTCTATAAgcattaatatttaaatgtagTGCTCTGCTGTATAGATAATCATTTCATATTTTCCCTATAGTACGTATTTGTCCTACAGTATAGCCTCACTAGTTCATGCACTGGGTATGTTTAATTTCTATTCGCAGCAC containing:
- the LOC143421953 gene encoding extracellular calcium-sensing receptor-like, encoding MMTMVFAVEEINHNSSLLPGVKLGYHIIDCCDHIPTGLQALFSVKNTGYYLNENTREEIKTKESSTCLYYSPVPAVIGLAPSSSTRAVAHTLGPFNIPLVSYFSTCTCLTDKHLYPSFLRTVPSDLFQVRGLVKLVTFLGWFWVGTIGTMDDYSLYGIQAFSNQFGRQGGCVAFHLTIPTSPTMAEIQEMTDTLESSTARVVVVFATEGKLLNLFSEGTLGFTFPGVSIPGLKEFLLNVRPSPKPGMEFFNMFWEEHFGCKLDFRYNSGFQNNSLYMPVCTGSEDLRNTDSSYSDVSQVRISYNVYKAVYAVAHALHTFLNCDSAGPSGGLCEKHSSFSNGQFLQYLKMVNFTNQFDDKVYFDSNGEPVPLYDIINWQKDSKDKIRFIKVGTYDGSAPQREQLQIKKNTIVWTKGQLQVPVSQCSAPCPPGSRQATRQGEPKCCFDCLPCADGEISNQTGSTECTKCPEYFWSDKEKVKCVAGEEEFLSFYDTMGIILVALTLLGFLLTTIITIVFHSFRFTPIVKANNSEISFLLLLSLKLCFLCSLVFIGQPSWWTCRLRQAAFGISFVLCLSCLLVKTIVVLLAFRTNVPGSRGRKLFGTSQQRILIICATAPQICLCSGWVLGAPPFPFRNPNYQALTGKIVVECKEPWPPGFYLVLGYIGLLAFVCLLLAFFGRKLPDTFNEAKFISFSMLIFWAVWISFIPAYVSSPGKFSVAVEIFAILASSFGLLLCIFVPKCYIILLHPERNIKKGMTGKYPR